A genomic segment from Spinacia oleracea cultivar Varoflay chromosome 3, BTI_SOV_V1, whole genome shotgun sequence encodes:
- the LOC110798905 gene encoding beta-galactosidase 3, which yields MKSLVLFWALIVFINTKLIQCSVTYDSKALLINGQRRILMSGSIHYPRSTPDMWEDLIMKAKNGGLDVIDTYVFWNVHEPSPGNYNFEGRYDLVRFLKIVQKAGLYVHLRVGPYVCAEWNFGGFPVWLKYVPGISFRTDNEPFKMAMQGFTEKIVNLLKSHNLFESQGGPIILAQVENEYGRLRMRLGQEGNNYMNWAANMVQSLQTGVPWTMCKDDGTPDPLINTCNGFYCDNFKPNKQFKPKLWTEAWTGWFTEFGGPSHQRPVQDLAFSVARFIQTGGSFVNYYMYHGGTNFGRTAGGPFITTTYDYDAPLDEYGLIRQPKYGHLKELHRAIKLCEPALVSADPIVTQLGDHQQAHVFYQEKGGCAAFLSNYDTESGVRVLFNNRHYSLPPWSISILPDCRNVVFNTAKVGEQTSHMEMLPSNTEIFSWESYNEDVSALDDGSSSTVTAVGLLEQINMTRDSTDYLWYKTSVDINPSESFFHGGQLPTLIVQSTGHAVHAFVNGQLIGSAFGERKSRRFILSKRVHLQPGTNKIALLSIAVGLPNVGGHFEDWETGILGPVVLHGLNQGKLDLSWEKWTYQVGLKGESMNLASPNGISTVEWMDSKIAVQDQQPLMWHKAYFDAPEGKEPLALDMQSMGKGQVWINGESIGRYWTTYAGGKCDGCSYAGRFQPPKCEVGCGKPSQRWYHVPRSWLKPTRNLIVLFEETGGDPSKISLVKRSMNTICAQVSETHRTVKSFQIESYGTTTQEFYIPKVHLHCAPNQYISSIAFASFGTPVGTCGKYMKGSCHATTSSAVLEKKCVGKQSCAVTVTNSNFGDPCPNVLKRLSVQAICASTTSTASTTTNQTNIHY from the exons ATGAAATCTTTAGTGTTATTTTGGGCACTAATTGTGTTTATAAACACCAAATTGATACAATGTAGTGTTACTTATGATAGCAAAGCACTTTTAATTAATGGCCAAAGAAGAATCTTGATGTCTGGTTCAATACATTACCCCAGAAGCACTCCTGAT ATGTGGGAAGATCTGATAATGAAGGCCAAAAATGGAGGGTTGGATGTAATTGATACCTATGTTTTTTGGAATGTTCATGAGCCTTCTCCTGGCAAT TACAATTTTGAAGGAAGATATGATTTGGTTAGATTCTTAAAGATTGTACAGAAAGCTGGACTCTATGTTCATCTCAGAGTTGGACCTTATGTCTGTGCTGAGTGGAATTTTGG TGGGTTTCCTGTATGGTTGAAGTATGTACCAGGTATCAGTTTCAGAACTGATAATGAACCCTTCAAG ATGGCAATGCAAGGATTCACTGAGAAAATTGTAAACTTGCTTAAGAGTCATAACCTGTTCGAGTCTCAAGGCGGACCGATTATTCTTGCACAG GTTGAGAATGAATACGGGAGACTAAGAATGAGACTTGGACAAGAAGGGAATAACTACATGAATTGGGCTGCAAACATGGTTCAGAGTTTGCAGACAGGGGTTCCTTGGACCATGTGCAAGGACGACGGAACACCTGATCCTCTG ATAAACACTTGCAATGGTTTCTACTGCGATAATTTTAAACCAAATAAACAATTTAAACCCAAGCTCTGGACCGAGGCTTGGACTGGCTG GTTCACCGAGTTTGGAGGACCCAGTCACCAAAGACCCGTACAAGATTTGGCTTTTTCTGTTGCAAGGTTCATACAAACCGGAGGATCTTTTGTCAATTACTACATG TACCATGGTGGGACAAACTTCGGACGAACTGCTGGAGGTCCATTTATCACTACTACTTATGACTACGATGCTCCTCTTGATGAATACG GTTTGATCCGGCAACCAAAATATGGTCACCTAAAAGAACTTCATAGAGCAATTAAGCTATGTGAACCAGCACTAGTTTCAGCGGATCCTATTGTTACTCAGTTGGGAGATCATCAACAG gCTCATGTATTTTACCAAGAAAAAGGAGGTTGTGCAGCTTTTCTTTCAAACTATGACACAGAATCTGGTGTGAGAGTTCTGTTCAATAATCGGCACTATAGCTTACCTCCTTGGTCCATCAGTATACTCCCGGATTGCAGAAATGTAGTTTTCAACACTGCAAAA GTAGGAGAACAAACATCGCACATGGAAATGTTGCCGAGCAACACAGAAATATTTTCTTGGGAGAGCTATAATGAAGATGTATCAGCTTTAGATGACGGCTCAAGCTCAACAGTAACGGCCGTTGGTCTCTTAGAACAGATTAACATGACCAGAGATAGTACCGACTATCTCTGGTACAAAACTAG TGTTGATATTAATCCATCAGAGTCTTTCTTTCACGGCGGGCAACTCCCCACACTCATAGTGCAATCTACAGGACATGCTGTTCATGCCTTTGTAAATGGGCAGCTTATAG GATCTGCCTTTGGGGAAAGGAAAAGTAGAAGATTCATCCTCAGCAAAAGAGTGCATCTACAGCCAGGAACAAACAAAATTGCTCTCCTGAGCATAGCAGTTGGTTTACCA AACGTGGGAGGACATTTTGAAGATTGGGAAACGGGAATCCTAGGCCCCGTAGTATTACACGGCCTTAATCAGGGAAAACTTGACTTATCCTGGGAGAAATGGACATATCAG GTCGGTCTAAAGGGGGAGTCCATGAATCTCGCTTCTCCAAACGGTATATCCACGGTAGAATGGATGGACAGTAAAATAGCTGTGCAAGACCAGCAGCCATTGATGTGGCACAAG GCTTACTTCGATGCACCCGAAGGAAAAGAGCCGTTGGCTTTGGACATGCAAAGTATGGGGAAAGGCCAAGTTTGGATCAACGGGGAAAGCATCGGAAGATATTGGACAACTTATGCTGGTGGTAAATGTGATGGATGCAGCTATGCTGGGAGATTCCAACCTCCCAAGTGTGAAGTCGGATGCGGCAAGCCTTCCCAAAGATG GTACCACGTGCCTCGATCCTGGTTAAAACCTACAAGAAATCTGATAGTTCTGTTTGAGGAAACGGGTGGTGACCCGAGCAAAATATCTCTTGTGAAGAGATCAATGAACACAATTTGTGCACAGGTCTCTGAAACCCACCGAACCGTTAAAAGCTTTCAGATTGAAAGCTATGGTACTACAACACAGGAATTCTACATACCCAAAGTCCATTTGCATTGTGCTCCAAACCAATACATTTCTTCAATAGCATTTGCAAGCTTTGGAACTCCTGTTGGAACTTGTGGGAAATATATGAAGGGTTCTTGCCATGCTACTACCTCATCTGCAGTCTTAGAAAAG AAATGCGTAGGGAAGCAAAGCTGTGCAGTGACCGTAACAAACAGCAATTTCGGAGACCCTTGTCCGAACGTGTTGAAGCGATTATCAGTTCAAGCAATCTGTGCTTCAACAACGTCCACGGCTTCCACGACAACTAACCAAACAAATATACACTATTGA
- the LOC110798901 gene encoding thioredoxin H1 gives MGEEGQVISCHTVQAWEEQLAKANESKQLMVVDFTASWCGPCRLVAPILAELARKLPQVIFVKVDVDELKQVASDWAIEAMPTFMFLREGKIVDTVVGAKKEELQQTVAKHVAISTATA, from the exons atggGAGAAGAAGGACAAGTAATCAGCTGTCATACCGTTCAGGCATGGGAAGAGCAGCTTGCCAAGGCCAATGAATCCAAACAGCTG ATGGTTGTTGATTTCACTGCTTCATGGTGTGGACCTTGCCGTTTAGTTGCACCCATCTTAGCCGAGCTTGCTAGAAAGCTTCCCCAAGTCATTTTTGTCAAGGTCGATGTGGATGAACTGAAG CAAGTTGCGAGTGATTGGGCAATCGAGGCAATGCCGACATTCATGTTCCTCCGAGAAGGCAAGATTGTCGACACTGTCGTGGGAGCAAAGAAGGAGGAGTTGCAGCAGACTGTTGCAAAGCATGTTGCTATTTCTACTGCTACTGCTTAA
- the LOC130470199 gene encoding uncharacterized protein, which yields MFPLAWAVCEVESTDTWSWFLELLATDLGTSEGAGYTFMSDQQKGLLAAVSNVFPQAESRVCARHVYCNFRGVFGGGLEYRKQFWTIAKSNTVNHFNENIEVMRGISHEAAEDLLKRNYKKWCRAFYTPLSCCDSVDNNMSEVFNAYILSARHKPIITMLEDIREGLMERLHKKRDFIGKKEIMLCPRIQIQLEKHKIWARGWNAYWDGRFCYGVREGATQVKYVVDLNQHTCSCNAWQVSGIPCKHAIVAIWNKVYHPEQYVNAYFCKQTYMKAYEFLLEPLNGPQEWPTSDSIVVAPKVKKVNGRPKTKRRYGVGEVTASGKLKRTGCSMKCSLCGVIGHNKRGCKNAPKQQQHSNNHATAEQTTPQQQHPRTSSAIPMHNRGVGIYTYPNGYQRIATVSHSIYSNSFLHVTLLY from the coding sequence ATGTTCCCTTTGGCTTGGGCTGTTTGTGAGGTTGAGAGCACTGACACATGGAGTTGGTTTCTAGAACTTCTAGCTACTGATTTAGGCACTAGTGAAGGAGCAGGGTACACTTTCATGTCTGACCAACAAAAGGGTTTACTTGCTGCTGTGTCAAATGTGTTTCCACAAGCTGAAAGTAGGGTGTGTGCAAGGCATGTGTACTGTAACTTTAGgggagtgtttggaggtggtTTAGAGTACAGAAAACAATTTTGGACTATTGCAAAAAGCAACACAGTAAATCACTTCAATGAAAACATTGAAgtaatgaggggtatttcacaTGAAGCTGCTGAAGACCTACTGAAAAGGAACTACAAGAAATGGTGTAGGGCATTCTACACTCCATTATCCTGTTGTGACAGTGTAGACAACAACATGAGTGAGGTGTTTAATGCATACATCTTGAGTGCAAGGCACAAGCCTATTATTACCATGTTGGAAGATATCAGAGAGGGTTTGATGGAAAGACTGCATAAGAAAAGAGATTTCATAGGGAAAAAGGAGATAATGTTGTGTCCTAGGATCCAAATTCAGTTAGAGAAACACAAAATTTGGGCTAGGGGTTGGAATGCATATTGGGATGGTAGGTTTTGCTATGGAGTAAGAGAAGGTGCAACACAGGTTAAGTATGTGGTGGATCTGAACCAACATACTTGCAGTTGCAATGCATGGCaggtgagtgggattccatgcaAACATGCAATTGTTGCTATATGGAATAAAGTATACCACCCAGAACAATATGTCAATGCATATTTCTGCAAACAGACCTACATGAAGGCATATGAATTTTTGTTAGAGCCTTTAAATGGTCCTCAAGAGTGGCCTACTTCTGATAGCATTGTTGTGGCTCCAAAGGTGAAAAAGGTCAATGGAAGACCTAAAACAAAGAGGAGATATGGTGTTGGAGAGGTAACTGCATCTGGTAAGCTGAAGAGAACAGGTTGTTCTATGAAATGCAGCTTATGTGGTGTGATAGGCCACAACAAAAGGGGTTGCAAGAATGCCcctaagcaacaacaacacagcaacaaTCATGCTACTGCAGAGCAGACCACACCACAGCAACAACACCCAAGAACCAGTTCAGCTATACCAATGCACAATAGGGGTGTGGGTATTTATACCTACCCAAATGGGTATCAAAGAATAGCTACTGTAAGTCATTCAATatactcaaattctttcttacaTGTTACTTTACTGTACTGA